The Halomicronema hongdechloris C2206 genome includes a window with the following:
- a CDS encoding mechanosensitive ion channel family protein: MIKRFLRAIGLSLDLPDVVIGIVVVLLGLTVLLGVLWGVAISRRRWLNLAQPWAQQLQLDQPLEVLQTVVSPYRGWLLAAVAATGVDLLVLANPMPPWLVGLEGLLSFLLAVSVTLLGFKLFSELFDTYVLGATLEEEAKINTELLTLGKFVSKAAIVLVVVFFYAQAHRYNLVGLFASLGVGGFAIAFGSQKIVEQILWSIVLYIDRPFTVGDHIHLPDRTLGKVESTGWRSTKIRLSGKNTLMVVPNSNLAQVSIENLTNAQRVISMVTLTFPRSMANEEQALIEQLLLESSRDILGIDHQLTQVTFEPLSDPSGQAYVQAQVIFFILGATATSMELRKGLLEMARENIIQQLQVYDISFDIKESIIDINQPMNV, encoded by the coding sequence ATGATCAAGCGTTTCTTACGAGCCATTGGCCTCAGCCTCGATTTGCCCGATGTGGTGATTGGCATCGTCGTGGTGCTGCTGGGGCTGACGGTGCTGTTGGGGGTGCTCTGGGGGGTTGCTATCTCGCGGCGGCGGTGGCTCAATTTGGCTCAGCCCTGGGCCCAGCAACTGCAGCTAGACCAGCCTCTGGAGGTCTTGCAGACGGTGGTGTCTCCCTATCGGGGCTGGCTGCTGGCGGCCGTTGCCGCCACCGGCGTGGATCTGCTGGTGCTGGCTAATCCCATGCCCCCTTGGCTGGTGGGGCTGGAGGGGTTGCTGAGTTTTCTGCTGGCCGTCAGTGTCACATTACTGGGGTTCAAGCTGTTTTCTGAACTGTTTGATACTTATGTGCTGGGGGCGACCCTGGAAGAGGAAGCCAAGATCAACACCGAGTTGCTGACCCTGGGTAAATTCGTCAGCAAGGCCGCCATTGTGTTGGTGGTGGTTTTCTTTTACGCCCAGGCCCATCGCTATAACCTGGTGGGGTTATTCGCCAGTTTGGGGGTGGGGGGATTTGCGATCGCATTTGGCTCCCAAAAGATCGTCGAGCAGATCCTCTGGAGCATCGTGCTATATATCGATCGCCCCTTCACCGTCGGCGACCACATTCACCTACCCGACCGCACCCTGGGTAAAGTAGAATCCACCGGCTGGCGCTCCACCAAAATTCGCCTATCCGGCAAAAATACCTTGATGGTGGTGCCCAACAGCAACCTGGCGCAGGTGAGCATCGAGAATCTGACCAATGCCCAACGGGTGATCTCCATGGTGACATTGACCTTCCCGCGCTCCATGGCCAATGAAGAACAAGCCCTGATCGAGCAACTGCTCCTAGAGAGCAGCCGCGATATCTTAGGCATCGACCATCAGCTCACCCAGGTCACTTTCGAACCCCTCAGCGACCCCTCGGGCCAGGCCTATGTCCAGGCTCAGGTGATTTTCTTCATCTTGGGGGCCACAGCCACGTCCATGGAATTACGTAAGGGCCTCCTAGAAATGGCGCGGGAGAATATTATCCAACAACTGCAAGTCTATGACATCAGCTTCGATATCAAAGAAAGCATCATCGACATCAATCAACCGATGAACGTTTAA
- the rpsD gene encoding 30S ribosomal protein S4: MARYRGPRLRVVRRLGELPGLSRKTARKSYPPGQHGQARKKKTEYAVRLEEKQKLRFNYGLTEKQLLRYVKRARRAVGSTGQVLLQLLEMRLDNTVFRLGFAPTIPAARQLVNHGHITVNGKRMSISSYNCRPGDEISVRDRDNSRQLVETNLQYPGLANVPTHLELDKNKLTAKVNSIVEREWVALNVNELLVVEYYSRKA, translated from the coding sequence ATGGCGCGATATCGAGGCCCACGGCTGCGGGTGGTCCGTCGCCTGGGGGAATTGCCGGGGCTAAGCCGTAAAACGGCCCGCAAGTCCTACCCTCCGGGGCAGCATGGACAGGCTCGCAAGAAGAAGACTGAATATGCGGTGCGTTTGGAAGAGAAGCAAAAGCTTCGCTTCAACTACGGCCTGACCGAAAAGCAATTGCTACGGTACGTGAAAAGAGCTCGGCGAGCCGTCGGGTCCACCGGGCAAGTGCTACTACAGTTGCTAGAAATGCGGCTAGACAACACGGTATTCCGGTTAGGCTTTGCGCCTACCATCCCAGCGGCCAGACAACTGGTGAATCACGGCCATATCACCGTCAACGGTAAACGCATGAGCATTTCCAGCTACAATTGCCGCCCTGGGGATGAAATCAGCGTCCGGGATCGGGATAATTCTCGGCAGCTGGTGGAAACCAATCTGCAGTATCCAGGTTTGGCCAATGTGCCTACCCACCTGGAACTCGACAAGAATAAGTTGACTGCTAAGGTCAACAGTATCGTCGAGCGAGAATGGGTGGCCCTCAACGTCAACGAACTGCTGGTGGTTGAGTACTACTCTCGGAAAGCCTAG
- a CDS encoding mechanosensitive ion channel family protein yields the protein MPIEREILHYVLELMTRLVLFSLAVAISPVVGRWLLGLISRGVKLLGNYQITDDKSVYESYIQPFQNSLTLTGAFAFIAICLNVLIQYEDLYNFLGVFVYSALSVCIIWFASKLARQIIHRSVIGLVNRWFGEVSEVVLIFETLIYVLIIILAIIVFAIGLRVNLIALGASVGISGVAIAFAAQQTLGRLFGTLELYLDRPYVSGEYIRVNFNPYGEDVYGLVEAIGLRSTKIRIVAQNTMMIVPNSTMAGKNIENVSRGKKTMAMLCLDFSRQLRVDEQALVTRTIEQESRFFWGFDKTSTRVQYGTTDEPKYPATRARVFFFITSPTENSLELRKRLLDLANSAIAQRLAAQNLRFVVPEPTVYIDSPMTL from the coding sequence ATGCCCATCGAGCGCGAAATACTACACTATGTCTTGGAGCTGATGACAAGGCTAGTGTTATTTTCCTTGGCCGTGGCCATCTCTCCCGTCGTGGGGCGATGGTTATTGGGACTAATCAGTAGGGGGGTAAAACTACTGGGTAACTATCAGATTACCGATGATAAATCGGTCTATGAAAGCTACATTCAACCGTTTCAAAATTCTCTCACCTTGACCGGGGCCTTCGCCTTCATTGCCATCTGCCTGAATGTGCTGATTCAGTACGAGGATCTCTACAACTTTTTAGGCGTTTTTGTCTATTCCGCCCTATCTGTTTGCATCATCTGGTTCGCCTCCAAACTGGCCCGCCAGATCATTCATCGTTCCGTCATTGGCCTGGTCAATCGCTGGTTTGGTGAAGTCAGCGAAGTGGTGCTGATTTTTGAAACCTTGATCTACGTATTGATCATCATCTTGGCCATCATCGTGTTTGCCATTGGCCTGCGGGTGAATTTGATCGCCCTCGGCGCTAGCGTTGGTATCAGTGGCGTCGCCATTGCCTTTGCCGCTCAACAAACCCTAGGCCGCCTGTTTGGCACCCTAGAACTCTATCTGGATCGTCCCTATGTATCTGGAGAATACATTCGAGTCAACTTCAATCCCTACGGAGAGGATGTCTATGGCTTAGTGGAAGCCATTGGATTGCGCTCCACCAAGATTCGCATTGTCGCTCAAAACACGATGATGATTGTGCCCAACTCCACCATGGCCGGTAAAAACATCGAAAATGTCAGCCGGGGGAAAAAGACCATGGCCATGCTGTGCCTAGACTTTTCCAGGCAACTACGGGTGGACGAGCAAGCCCTGGTAACCCGTACCATCGAACAGGAAAGCCGCTTTTTCTGGGGCTTCGACAAGACCAGTACCCGGGTTCAATATGGCACCACCGATGAGCCCAAGTATCCTGCCACCCGAGCCCGGGTGTTCTTTTTTATCACTAGCCCCACCGAGAATTCTCTGGAATTACGCAAGCGACTCTTAGATCTGGCGAATTCTGCCATTGCCCAGCGCCTGGCCGCTCAAAATTTGCGATTTGTCGTACCGGAACCGACGGTGTACATCGATTCGCCGATGACGCTCTAG
- a CDS encoding 2Fe-2S iron-sulfur cluster-binding protein: protein MPPCHRVRIHHRQQHRTYTIEVPEDRYILQTAEDQHAELPFSCRNGACTTCAARVLSGDLYQPEAMGLSPDLRAQGYALLCVAYPRSDLEVETQDEDEVYELQFGRYFGKGKVRPGLPLEDD, encoded by the coding sequence ATGCCTCCTTGCCACCGCGTTCGCATTCACCATCGCCAACAACACCGGACCTACACCATCGAGGTGCCTGAAGATCGCTACATTCTGCAGACCGCCGAAGACCAACACGCCGAGCTGCCCTTCTCCTGTCGCAACGGCGCCTGTACCACCTGTGCCGCCCGGGTCCTCTCCGGAGACCTCTATCAACCCGAGGCCATGGGCCTATCCCCGGATCTACGGGCCCAGGGCTATGCCCTCCTCTGCGTGGCCTATCCCCGCTCCGACCTAGAGGTCGAGACTCAAGATGAAGACGAAGTCTACGAATTACAATTTGGCCGTTACTTTGGTAAAGGCAAGGTTCGCCCTGGTCTGCCCCTAGAGGATGACTGA
- a CDS encoding tetratricopeptide repeat protein yields the protein MILESYINRARTFEYKKDYAKAILELREALQAHPTNAACHSHLASIYLKAGQPTMARVHVKRALDLNANDTVAQSVQQALARAGHQSSSSKRKNNQNKQSGGGLFGLFGGRKN from the coding sequence GTGATCCTGGAGAGCTATATCAACCGAGCCCGCACCTTCGAATACAAGAAGGATTATGCCAAGGCGATTTTGGAGTTGCGGGAAGCGCTGCAGGCCCACCCGACCAATGCCGCTTGCCATAGCCACCTGGCCAGTATCTATCTAAAAGCAGGGCAACCGACTATGGCCCGGGTCCATGTCAAACGGGCCCTAGACCTGAATGCTAACGACACCGTTGCCCAATCGGTGCAGCAGGCCCTAGCCCGCGCCGGCCATCAGTCGAGTTCGTCTAAACGGAAAAATAACCAGAATAAGCAGTCTGGCGGCGGGCTGTTTGGACTCTTCGGCGGTAGGAAGAATTGA
- a CDS encoding ATP phosphoribosyltransferase regulatory subunit — protein MVYQPPSGARDLLPLDVAQKHWIEERLEQVFQRWSYQRIITSTVESLETLMAGGAIDQTTVIELQGTSTQRLGLRPELTASIARTAVTRMARVSYPQRLYYVANVFRRAAQGSHGQQQELYQAGVELLGTGGGLADAEMLLLVIDSLRHLGLARWHLVLGNAGLTQSLLAPFPQEHRAAVRCAIAHLDRVTLEILPLEADLRQRALQLMDLRGRPEDVLQTVSGLDLSAEQRHMVEGLKTLVELLQEATAQRATATMPSLVLDLSLIETFDYYTGLVFEVVSDTAARQVLGKGGRYDNLLGVFHPEDISYPGIGFMLSIEALHQVLMPSGQLPQTTAASDWLVVPLQPSAAAAAFAYAQTIREATNLVRVEVYLEALSAKDPPAAETVRMIAKQRQIDRIAWIGPDGLPEIETLP, from the coding sequence ATGGTTTACCAGCCACCGTCTGGGGCTCGGGATCTATTGCCCTTAGATGTTGCCCAGAAACATTGGATCGAAGAGCGCCTGGAGCAGGTATTCCAACGTTGGAGTTATCAGCGCATCATTACCTCCACGGTGGAGAGCCTGGAAACCCTGATGGCGGGGGGCGCTATCGACCAGACGACGGTAATCGAGTTGCAGGGAACCTCAACCCAACGGTTGGGACTACGGCCAGAATTGACGGCCTCCATTGCCCGCACGGCGGTGACTCGCATGGCTCGGGTGAGTTATCCGCAGCGGCTGTACTATGTCGCCAATGTCTTTCGCCGCGCTGCCCAGGGCAGCCATGGGCAGCAGCAGGAACTCTATCAGGCTGGGGTAGAACTGCTGGGCACTGGCGGCGGCTTGGCCGATGCGGAAATGCTGTTGCTGGTGATCGATAGCCTGCGGCATCTCGGCTTGGCCCGCTGGCATTTGGTGCTGGGCAATGCCGGCCTGACTCAGTCGTTGTTGGCGCCGTTTCCCCAGGAGCACCGGGCGGCGGTGAGATGTGCGATCGCACATCTCGATCGAGTTACCCTAGAAATCCTACCCCTAGAGGCAGACCTACGACAACGGGCCCTGCAACTGATGGATCTGCGGGGGCGGCCTGAAGACGTGCTTCAGACCGTCAGTGGCCTAGATCTAAGTGCTGAGCAACGTCATATGGTCGAGGGCTTAAAGACCCTAGTCGAGCTACTACAAGAGGCCACTGCCCAGAGAGCCACTGCCACCATGCCCTCCCTGGTCTTAGACCTGAGCCTGATCGAGACCTTTGACTACTACACCGGCCTAGTCTTCGAAGTGGTAAGCGACACCGCCGCTCGCCAGGTGCTGGGCAAGGGCGGCCGCTATGACAACCTGCTCGGGGTCTTTCATCCCGAGGACATCAGCTATCCTGGCATTGGCTTCATGCTCAGCATCGAAGCCCTGCATCAGGTGCTCATGCCCAGTGGTCAATTACCCCAAACCACCGCCGCCAGCGATTGGCTAGTGGTGCCGCTGCAACCCAGCGCCGCTGCCGCCGCCTTCGCCTACGCTCAGACCATCCGCGAAGCCACCAATCTGGTGCGGGTGGAAGTCTATCTAGAGGCCCTCTCTGCCAAGGATCCCCCGGCAGCCGAGACCGTCCGCATGATTGCCAAGCAGCGCCAGATTGATCGCATCGCTTGGATCGGGCCAGATGGATTGCCAGAAATTGAAACATTACCTTAG
- a CDS encoding J domain-containing protein — translation MNIEQGLFKQDFTDYHAILGVSVEADPKQVRKRYLRIARKLHPDTLASAHGEARQRASELLSKLVNPAYEKLSDEKAANEYALLLKLKGRQLNNQMATIALDTDVAQQLASSKNLEFAYSEALQTLAGKQYDSLEHVFDVIGQISELNLVYLMRRAQTDTSSPPGQSSPSAPGQGLLRRQRRHQLPPPLHRPPPAGIER, via the coding sequence ATGAATATTGAGCAAGGTTTGTTCAAACAAGACTTCACAGATTACCACGCCATCTTGGGAGTCTCCGTAGAGGCTGATCCCAAGCAGGTGCGCAAGCGGTATCTGAGAATTGCCCGCAAGCTGCACCCCGATACGCTGGCATCGGCCCATGGTGAGGCCCGCCAGCGGGCCAGCGAATTGCTCTCTAAGTTGGTCAACCCCGCCTACGAGAAGCTCAGCGACGAAAAGGCGGCCAACGAGTACGCCCTGCTGCTGAAGCTGAAGGGACGACAGCTGAATAATCAGATGGCTACGATTGCCCTGGATACGGATGTGGCTCAGCAGTTAGCAAGCTCTAAGAATCTGGAGTTTGCCTACTCAGAGGCGCTGCAAACTCTGGCGGGTAAACAGTATGATTCCCTGGAGCATGTCTTCGACGTCATCGGCCAGATCAGTGAGCTCAATTTGGTCTATTTGATGCGGCGGGCGCAGACGGATACGTCGTCCCCGCCGGGACAGTCCTCCCCATCCGCGCCGGGACAGGGTCTACTGAGACGGCAGCGTCGTCACCAGCTGCCTCCACCGCTCCACCGCCCCCCCCCCGCCGGCATCGAGAGGTGA
- the guaA gene encoding glutamine-hydrolyzing GMP synthase has protein sequence MTLQTETPSTPDVPVLTDVNRQMLIILDFGSQYSELIARRIRETEVYSEVLSYRTTAEQLKQLNPRGLILSGGPNSVYDPGAPHCDPAIWDLGIPVLGVCYGMQLMVEQLGGGVERAQRGEYGKASLFIDDPTDLLTNVEDGTTMWMSHGDSVTRLPAGFEGLAHTDNTPCAAVADHERKLYGVQFHPEVVHSQGGIALIRNFVYHICNCQPTWTTEAFVEEAIREVRAKVSDKRVLLALSGGVDSSTLAFLLHQAIGDQLTCMFIDQGFMRKEEPERLIKLFRERFHIPVHYVNARDRFLARVVGVTDPEEKRRRIGHEFIRVFEEESKRLGPFDYLAQGTLYPDVIESADTNVDPKTGERVAVKIKSHHNVGGLPKDLQFKLVEPLRKLFKDEVRKVGRSIGLPEEIVRRHPFPGPGLAIRIIGEITEERLEILRDADFIVRDEIHKQGLYHDFWQAFAVLLPIRSVGVMGDQRTYAHPIVLRLISSEDGMTADWSRVPYDLLETLSNRIVNEVPGVNRVVYDITSKPPGTIEWE, from the coding sequence GTGACCCTACAGACCGAGACTCCTTCCACCCCAGATGTTCCTGTGCTGACGGATGTCAACCGTCAGATGTTGATCATCTTAGATTTTGGTTCCCAATATTCAGAGTTGATTGCTCGCCGCATTCGCGAAACAGAGGTCTACTCCGAGGTACTGTCCTATCGCACCACCGCCGAACAATTGAAACAACTCAATCCTCGAGGGTTGATTCTATCGGGCGGTCCCAACTCGGTATACGACCCTGGCGCTCCCCACTGCGATCCCGCCATTTGGGATCTGGGGATTCCGGTACTGGGAGTGTGCTACGGCATGCAACTGATGGTAGAGCAATTGGGCGGCGGCGTGGAGCGGGCCCAGCGTGGTGAATATGGCAAAGCCTCCCTATTCATCGACGATCCCACCGATCTCCTCACCAATGTGGAAGATGGCACCACCATGTGGATGAGCCACGGGGATTCTGTCACCCGCTTACCCGCAGGGTTTGAGGGCCTAGCCCATACCGATAACACTCCCTGTGCCGCCGTCGCCGACCACGAGCGCAAACTCTATGGAGTGCAATTCCACCCAGAGGTGGTGCACTCCCAGGGGGGCATCGCCCTGATTCGCAACTTCGTCTATCACATCTGTAATTGCCAACCCACCTGGACCACAGAAGCCTTCGTGGAAGAAGCCATCCGGGAAGTGCGGGCCAAGGTGAGCGATAAGCGCGTGTTGTTGGCCCTCTCCGGTGGTGTCGATTCCTCCACCCTGGCCTTCTTACTACATCAGGCCATCGGTGACCAACTCACCTGTATGTTCATTGACCAGGGTTTCATGCGTAAGGAGGAACCCGAGCGGTTAATTAAGCTGTTTAGGGAGCGGTTTCATATCCCCGTCCACTATGTCAATGCCCGCGATCGCTTTTTGGCCCGGGTGGTGGGTGTGACCGATCCAGAAGAGAAGCGTCGGCGCATCGGCCACGAATTTATCCGCGTCTTCGAGGAAGAATCGAAACGGCTGGGCCCCTTTGATTATCTGGCCCAGGGCACCCTCTATCCCGATGTGATCGAATCGGCTGACACCAATGTCGACCCTAAAACCGGCGAACGGGTGGCGGTGAAAATCAAGAGCCATCACAATGTCGGCGGCTTACCAAAAGACCTGCAGTTCAAGCTGGTGGAACCCCTGCGCAAGTTATTTAAAGACGAAGTGCGCAAGGTGGGTCGGTCCATTGGGCTACCGGAAGAAATCGTGCGGCGTCATCCCTTCCCGGGGCCAGGCTTGGCCATTCGCATCATCGGCGAGATCACCGAAGAACGGCTGGAGATTCTGCGAGATGCCGATTTCATCGTGCGGGATGAGATCCATAAGCAGGGGCTTTACCACGACTTTTGGCAGGCCTTTGCCGTGCTATTACCCATTCGCAGTGTCGGCGTCATGGGAGATCAGCGCACCTATGCTCACCCCATTGTGTTGCGGTTGATCTCTAGCGAAGACGGCATGACCGCTGACTGGTCACGGGTGCCCTACGATCTGTTGGAAACCCTATCCAATCGCATCGTCAACGAGGTGC
- the cbiD gene encoding cobalt-precorrin-5B (C(1))-methyltransferase CbiD — translation MVSSPNSSSSARAGYTLPVFACAGAIASLRYLCDCRDCPDTVAVNLLEPAETVEIAIEQLAPLPDGTVLAISRSDPGDNLDLTRHTPVWAVVGWGDAEQSPAIAILPGEGVGRLGAEGPMSISRYARRLLQENLDQWRPDRPIRVTLILPQGRALGQRTSNEAFGVVEGLALLGTSGISQPLSAPGQLEAFRADLQDKASRYDSLVFCLGENGLDLALTLGIEADRRVKTANWLGPLLVEAGLRGVDSVVLLGYHGKLLKLAGGIFHTHHHVADGRQEILAAHCANQGVPRETVQAILAAETAEAGLGQLRQLGETWVAQVYGAIATRIEQRASAYIHRHSQQRVQVGCLLFDRRRQIIVASATARTQISSSLIS, via the coding sequence ATGGTCTCTTCCCCCAATTCGTCGTCATCTGCTCGGGCCGGTTATACCCTGCCGGTGTTTGCCTGTGCCGGTGCGATCGCATCGCTGCGCTATCTCTGTGATTGCCGGGATTGCCCCGATACGGTGGCGGTGAATCTGTTGGAGCCGGCGGAGACTGTCGAGATCGCCATCGAGCAGTTGGCCCCTTTGCCCGATGGTACCGTGCTGGCCATCAGCCGCAGTGATCCCGGTGACAACTTGGATTTAACCCGCCATACCCCGGTGTGGGCGGTGGTGGGCTGGGGGGACGCCGAGCAAAGCCCGGCCATTGCCATTCTGCCGGGGGAAGGGGTGGGTCGCTTGGGGGCCGAGGGTCCTATGTCCATCAGTCGCTATGCCCGCCGCCTGTTGCAAGAGAACCTGGACCAGTGGCGCCCCGACCGACCGATTCGGGTGACCTTGATCTTGCCCCAGGGCCGGGCCCTGGGGCAACGCACCTCCAACGAGGCCTTTGGGGTGGTGGAGGGCCTGGCTCTGTTGGGCACCAGTGGCATCTCCCAACCCCTGAGTGCGCCGGGCCAACTGGAGGCGTTTCGGGCTGATCTCCAAGACAAGGCCAGCCGCTACGATTCCCTGGTGTTTTGTCTGGGGGAGAATGGCCTGGATCTGGCCCTGACCCTGGGCATCGAGGCGGACCGGCGGGTGAAGACGGCCAACTGGTTGGGGCCGTTGCTGGTGGAGGCGGGCCTCAGGGGGGTGGATTCGGTGGTGCTGCTGGGCTACCACGGCAAACTGCTCAAACTGGCTGGGGGCATCTTCCATACCCACCACCATGTGGCCGATGGCCGGCAAGAGATCTTGGCGGCCCACTGTGCCAATCAAGGGGTGCCCCGGGAGACGGTGCAGGCGATCCTAGCTGCTGAGACGGCGGAGGCCGGGTTGGGGCAGCTGCGCCAGCTGGGGGAAACCTGGGTGGCCCAGGTCTACGGTGCGATCGCAACCCGCATCGAGCAGCGAGCCAGCGCCTACATTCACCGCCATAGCCAACAGCGGGTCCAGGTAGGGTGTTTACTATTTGACCGCCGTCGCCAAATCATCGTGGCCAGTGCTACAGCTCGCACCCAGATTTCGTCAAGTTTGATAAGCTAG
- a CDS encoding indolepyruvate ferredoxin oxidoreductase subunit alpha, whose translation MPHTIVTNVCEGVADCVDACPVACIHEGPGKNAKGTDWYWIDFATCIDCGICLQVCPVAGAILPEEKPDVQNTPS comes from the coding sequence ATGCCCCACACGATTGTGACGAATGTTTGCGAGGGCGTGGCCGATTGCGTCGATGCCTGCCCAGTTGCCTGTATCCACGAGGGGCCCGGCAAGAATGCCAAAGGCACGGATTGGTACTGGATTGATTTTGCCACCTGCATCGACTGTGGCATCTGCCTGCAGGTGTGTCCGGTGGCAGGGGCCATTTTGCCTGAGGAAAAACCAGACGTACAAAACACCCCGTCCTGA
- a CDS encoding aldo/keto reductase: protein MKTLQFSNRDQMPVLGLGTWKSKPGEVYGALKTAIRLGYRHIDCAFIYGNEAEIGRALAESFRDNVVARDELWITSKLWNDSHAPEQVQPALEKTLANLQLDYLDLYLIHWPVCLKPGASFPLTPEKMIPLDELPLTTTWAAMEALLDKGLCRHIGVSNCSIAKLTSLLTAARIKPEMNQIELHPYLQQPAMLQFCRDQGIHLTAYSPLGSADRPDSLKAATDPVLLDDPTIATIATNHQVTPAQVLISWAIHRGTAVIPKSVTPARIEQNLAAAKVSLTPDDMAAIARLDRHHRYVSGEFWVVEGGPYTLANLWDE from the coding sequence ATGAAGACCTTACAATTTAGCAACCGTGATCAGATGCCGGTGTTGGGATTAGGCACTTGGAAGTCTAAACCTGGTGAGGTGTACGGGGCGTTGAAGACGGCAATCCGCCTCGGCTATCGCCACATTGATTGCGCCTTCATCTATGGCAACGAAGCCGAGATTGGCCGCGCCCTGGCGGAATCTTTCCGGGACAATGTGGTGGCTCGGGACGAGCTGTGGATTACCTCCAAACTCTGGAATGATTCCCATGCCCCTGAGCAGGTGCAGCCGGCTTTGGAAAAGACCCTGGCTAATCTGCAGTTGGACTATCTGGATCTGTATTTGATTCACTGGCCTGTTTGCCTGAAACCGGGAGCGAGCTTTCCCCTCACCCCAGAGAAGATGATTCCTCTGGATGAGCTGCCCCTCACTACCACTTGGGCAGCCATGGAGGCGCTGCTGGACAAGGGGCTGTGCCGCCACATTGGCGTCTCTAATTGCAGCATTGCCAAGCTGACCTCGCTGCTGACAGCGGCCCGAATCAAGCCGGAAATGAACCAGATCGAGCTGCATCCCTACCTGCAGCAGCCGGCTATGCTGCAGTTTTGTCGGGATCAGGGGATTCATCTGACCGCCTATTCTCCCTTAGGATCTGCTGATCGGCCTGACTCCCTCAAGGCGGCTACCGATCCGGTGCTGTTAGATGATCCCACCATCGCAACGATCGCAACTAATCATCAGGTCACCCCAGCCCAGGTGTTAATCAGCTGGGCCATCCACCGTGGCACCGCCGTGATTCCTAAGTCAGTCACACCGGCCCGCATCGAGCAAAATCTGGCGGCGGCTAAGGTGTCGCTGACGCCAGATGACATGGCTGCGATCGCACGGTTAGACCGCCATCATCGCTACGTCAGCGGCGAATTCTGGGTAGTCGAGGGCGGCCCCTACACCCTAGCCAACCTCTGGGATGAATAG